Genomic DNA from Magnolia sinica isolate HGM2019 chromosome 4, MsV1, whole genome shotgun sequence:
atcacacggagatagatgaaggtaaaatacaaaaatgacatggatccaaaacttttgtggcccctaatgatttttcaaccgtaggcatgttcaattcacattgtttcctatggtgtggtccatttgagcattggatatgcttcatctttgggatcaagccttaaaattatcttgtaaaatggatggatggggtggataaaatacataaatcacaatgggccccacacagttgactcagtacgataagcATACTGATTTATACGGTGCGCATGTGTCACTTGTTTGTATCTTTGGATTGATGGGTCGATGTTCTGTAGGGGCAtcataataataaatattttatcaatgtcgtccatttattttgatagataattttaaggcatgagtcgaaaatgagacagatttgcatctcaggtggaccacactaagggatacaatggtgattaaatgcccaccattaaaaacagtggtatggcccaccaccagatttttggatctgcctaactttTAGAACATTGTCCTATTgtggcctttcaaaacagatggtaggagtggatttgtgacgtacatctctatcatgcaaaaaccacactaattggataatccaatccatccttgatttggcatctttgagttcattcacttttacatgtcttaattactgtatgccagctgcatttgtaatatataaactcattttggttgctattaaagtgattttttatggcatcgcatgctttttgtgtcccattaaatgaaaacttattatgtaatgcatttttttttttgcaattttctcattcatgaatatgtaaatatgtgtattcatgcatgtcctgaagtttcactgaaaaattccaccattttctccatgtttcccccttttttcctgcatttccggttatcggcgataacgatattatatctttatctctggccagcgaaacttgtagcgataccgacaactcaaacactggCTCTACCCAAATGGAGATTTATCTGCACTGTATCAAAACTAGAAAAAGTCACATGTTCGACACACATACCATGTGTATTGCTTAGGCATTCTAAGCTCAGCAGTTTGTGCTCGTCCTTGTTCCTACAAATGCATTTTGTACAGTTGACATATGTGCGACCCAAGCTGTCCAAATCACCTGTGTCAGCATAGATGGGACTTAGATTTCAGATAGGTTATTCCTGACTCTTATTATTGCacacttatttgttgaatttggatcatGTAGAGTTTTCATTTTAACCGATCATGTAaagttttcattttaaccattcatatGAGGGCTATCTCTCAGACATCAGGTCTGATGGTTCATGGAAATAGGGCGAACACTGTCTAAATTGAGGTACCTATATGGAACTTGTCTAGTGGCATTGTCCATGCGTATAGATCACCACACTCTGACGGAGTACAATAGCCTGCTTTTACCTTTTACTTTCTAGTGGTGTAGTGGATAGCATCCTACCACTACATGTCCTGGGCTAATTATGAAAATGCACTTTACATCCGCTCTAGGGAATCTTTGTTTCCAAACTGATTTATCATTTGAATAGTTAATTACGTGAGCATTTTTGCCCCACAACTCTCATTATAGTGTGTAGTTTAGATGACAATCTTGATTTTAAAGATACTATGCAATATCCTTTTAAAGAGAAAAGGGTAGCTGCTTCCAATAAGTGGATGGCTTCTTAGTTATGAGGACCATGCTTTTCCAAACATTAAATTGCATTTTATTGGAAACTGGCTGAAATAGTTCTAAGATAAGCAAAGTAGATCCTTTGGCATTGCTATAACTAAGATGGCTTCTTAGTTATGAGAACCATGCATTTCCAAACATTAAATTGTATTTTCTTGGAAACTGGCTGAAATAGTTCTAAGATAAGCAAAGTAGGTCCTTTGGCATTGCTATAACTGTATTGAAAATAAAGGGGTGTTTTAATGAACATCATGGATACAATCCATACCTTTTAATGCATGATTTTCAATATTATGGTTACGCTTCTTTTTCCAGCTGTTTAATGTATGGTTAAGCATGATTCTATGTACTATCCTAATCTATTGTTCATTCCTTTGATATTATGTTGGATTTGACCAGAAAGAAGAAGGCCGTCCACAAGACCACGACCACTGATGATAAAAGGCTTCAGAGCACACTGAAAAGAATAGGGGTGAATGCAATCCCAGCCATTGAAGAAGTCAACATCTTTAAAGATGACCATGTCATCCAGTTCCAAAACCCAAAAGGTAAACCACTCATCAGACCAACACACAATACACAAGACTGATATGTTGGCTGGTCATTGTTTGCTAACAACCTTTTCTTTTGCAGTGCAAGCTTCGATTGCTGCCAATACTTGGGTTGTTAGTGGTTCTCCTCAGACAAagagtactctctctctctctgttgattACATTATAAAGGACTGATCACTAACAACTGATTGTAGGTTGACCTAGAACTCATTTCCTCCTCCAATCTGCCCTTGAGAATATCTAATATTTTGACGGGCGAAGTTGgtagccaaaaaaaaaatggaggtaaagaagaagaggaaaaagggTGGTACTGTACAGCCAGTTTGTAGATGGTTACTTCTTTATATTATTAAGTAACACCATAATGTCACTGATAGATGGGAACTTATGCATGAACTTGTATTAATGTTTCAGAGCTGCAGGATCTGTTACCTGGGATCATCAATCAGCTAGGTATGTACTGCTTTTCTCATTCTGACACCCACCTGCATTATTTTCATTGAAACCTTTCAATAGATTTAGTCTTTGAGACAACCTATGACTAGACCTCTCAAACTACTAGATTCTCTCATGGCCATCAGCTGATTTGTCTTGTTTGTTCATTGTTCTAGAAAAGTAGTTTGCGTGGTTTGTGGTGGATGTGTTCTTAAATAGTTTGTTTTGGATATGTTCTTCTTGGGAGGGGGGAGGGTTTTCTTTGAAGCCTTGGGGTTGAGACTACTAATGCTCCCTCTTCATCTATGAAAGCTTGTCAAGACTACTAGTGCTCCAAGCCTCTATGTGCTTCAAACTAATAGATTTAAGGTTGTGGTGggtgtctttttttcttttattttcttttttgaacaTTCAGTTCTGGCGGTTATCATTTGATTGGACTTTCTATCCTTCAgtgattcttttttcttcttgGTTTGATTCTTAATTGACAACCATGTGATGCTGGCCATTATTTTGGGATGGCGATGCTGATTGTATGGCCTATATGAAATGTGATCATTGTTCATCAAATTAATGTGGGAAGCGTTCGTTGATTGGGCATGCAAGATTGTGGACTGGGCTAGGATGGTGCATTGTGGGATTTGTGGGCAAGATTGACCACAAATAAATGATATTCAAAGGACTTAGCGGGCCATATTGTCTAGATTGCCACCATTGCTATGTGAAAACAATGGCCAAGATCAAGGCCTTGTGTTGAATGAAGGTGGTGAGCACGGGAAGAAGAGGCCTGGGAAGAAGTTGCAGTCGAACCCTTTGAAGAATGGCTTGTTAGAGCCTTAGTATGAAGTTGAGGCACCAACTTCCAGGTTGAAGTTGCTGATTTCCATGTCAGATGCAGCCAGATGAATTTGTTGACTAGAAGAGCAATTCATCAAATGGAAGGAACTCTCAAATGAGTGAAAAGTGAAGTTTGTCGCCATCAGAATAttctgtaacggtaatggtggccataatggccaccactgttGCCTTTATGATACaggctgtaacggctgttatggctcccgtaacggccattacagtctctctctctctctctctcattgaaaaaacccgaaaaacctgtatcggccCCGTAATGGACCGATATGGCCTTTACGGATGCCGTAACGGGCTGTTATGGggggctgtaatggctgttacaggtcccttttttttttttttctgtaatggccaacgtataacggttgccactgttatcTTTATGTTTATGGCTGTTAGGACACACCATGGTTGCCATGAAATTGGGAGGACATGCACTGTTATGGTGGGAGTACACCTAGATTGGTTGACAACATAATTGGAAGTTCATATGAATGTTGGTTTCTTTTTATGATTATACCCAGACATTTTATGCTCATCTATTACATTTGAGGCAGGGATTTAAGACTGCAAGAGTATACTGAAGAGTTCTTTAAGTTGGTTTGGAACAACATAAAGGATAATGAAGAGCATATTGTCATGCATTGTTATGGTGGGAGTACACACCCAGATTGATCGACAACATAATTGGAAGTTCATATGAATGTTGGTTTCTTTTTATGATTATACCCAGACGTTTTATGCTCATCTATTACAGTTGAGGCGGGGATTTAAGGCTGCAAGAGTATACTGAAGAGTTCTTTAAGTTGGTTTGGAACAAACATAAAGGATAATGAAGAGCATATTGTCATAAGGTATATCGATAGTTTATGCCAGAATATCTATGACTAGGTGATGTTGCATCCTAGTGAATGAGTTGATGATGCATATTAGCTTGCTTTGAAGGCTGAAGAATAGTTGATGTAGAATTTGTTTTAAGCATGGtatgccaaaacggttacgtaacgGCTGTTGTGTAATGGCAACGATGCTAACTGCTATGCGTTATGGGGCTGAAATGGCTGATATAGAAGAAAATGACCCCTAGAGGCCCTGTAACGGTCCTCAAAGTATTATTTGATGCAATATGGATGACGTGGTGTATATGGACCCATGGCATCTACTGGGTTGACCGTGCACTACGATGGATTGACGATGAGAACATTTAAGTAACCAGAATGACCTCCTTACGGTGCATGAATTGGTAAATGGAAGGAAAGAACCCGATTTTGTATGTATTGGTCAGAAAAGATGGTCCTGTGCATGTACAGCCAACAATTCCTTTTTATGATGTTGTTCCTAAGGAGTCAACATTTAATTTGCCTCTCATGAGAGATTTCTGGCATCATATTGATTTGATACTTGCCTTGCCGAATCTAACACAGTACATGAGTCCACAGGAACTTGTAGAATCATGACTTCTACTAGAAGAATCATTATAGAAGGTTTGGGAGTATGAGGCCATGTGCAATAAATACGAAGTCTTTTGATGCTTAAGAAAAACAGTTCATGGCGGATGTGAATGGATAGTCTCACCATAAATAAGACTATAGTCAAGTGTTGCTTCCTTGTTCCCCAATAGGATGACACGTTGGATATGCATATTTGGTTTGGATTTATGAATGCTCTAAGCATTTTCACGAGTCTCATGAACTATGTTCTTTGACCCTTCATTGGAGAGTTTTATTGTGGTTTATTTCAATGATATTCTTATTTACAACATTTATTCCAGACCATATCATTCATGTACGTCAAGTGTGCAAATTTCAAGGGAAAGCAATTGTGATGCAATAAAGTGCACATTCATGTCAAATaaccttatttttcttgtataTGTTGTTTCTGTGGATGGTTTGGAAGCTGATATGGAAAAGGTGAAAGCGATTACAGATTGGCCTACTAACACAATTGGAAAAGGCCATAGTTTCCATGGTTTAGCCATATTCCATAGTCTATTTATTCACAATTTCAACACTCCTGTTGCATAGATGATGAATTGTATTTGGAAAGGAGAGTTTTGTTGGACGAAAAGCAGATAAAAGCTTTCATCTTATCAAACAAAGATGATGATGCTCTATTTCTAGCACTAACTCTTTGAGGTTGATTGTGATGCATTACATGTGGGCATAGGGGGCTGCCGTTAGGAGGGCAGACACATCACTTGTTTTAGTGAAAAATCTTGGTTAAGTATTTTGCATATGATGTAGAGTTCAGAGCAATTCTGCAAGCATTGAAGCATTGGTGTCGTTATCTGATTCAACCAGACTTTGTGAACATGAGGCGTTACAAGATCTCAATTCTCAGAGGGTTGAGTCATCAACATGCTCTTTCTATGGTAGTACATTTCTGTACTCATGCACAAAGTTGGAGTCGGGAATAAAGTGAAGGATGCAACTAGCAGGGTGAACTTTTTGATtggcatgttgatttatatagtAACGGGCTTCTATATCATCAGAGACCCAGTGTCATGGTAATCCGCACTTCAGGTCTATATGGGAAGATTGCAGGGATGGTAAGTTCTGGTACGCAGTATGTGTTTACAAAATTTGTATTAATTCTATGCATTCAAGAGGGATCTCTTACGGAGAGTGTCATGATAGAGCCGCATGGACTTGGTGGGTATTTCAGTAAAGCTAAGACAATTGCATGGGTCGAGGACTGCTACTTCTGAAGTGTTATGTGGAGCATCGTTAGGGTTTGGAGAACCCTATTTAAATACTCCTCTACAAGTGGCCATGCGTATTGTGAGAGGCAAGGTATTTAATAATAGTCACGACTGGCCATTCAACTGTTATGATTATTGGCCACAATGGTCGTTACAACCCCATGATGCCCTGCCCCCCCCCccgtttttttaaataaaaaataaaaaatctgaaatAAGTggattccaaatatgcattctttTATGGTCTCGAACATGTTTGTGATAGTGTAatgggccattctttggtaagaatgtcaTCTTGGGTTGCCTAATGATTTTATTAACATGAGAGGTTTAGATTGACTACAAAATTTCtacatttaattttctaaatgtCTAATATTAATGAttcaatataaaaatatatatatatatatgaacatgAACCTAATGATGAGacaattatatttttatatataatcaGTTTACCACAAACAATCATAGTATAGTTGTATAGGTCCACAAGAAGTTAATGTATGAAGTGAACTCATAACCAATAAAGTGATGTCAAATGACAAACAAATATAAAAAAACACTTCCCAAGAAAGAGGAGAAGAGGTGCTTTGGATATACATACTTGGAAAGATCATCAAGTATAGGATTATAGATGTAACCTCTGGTTACTACTATGATTTGGCGTGTTGAATTTACGAGTGTTCTCATTTCGCCAGGTATTTGTGGCTTGACGTTTATCCATCCTCGAATACCTTTTCACCCATTCAATTGTCATGTTCTTTATGTAAGTCCTCATGATGTATTTAGTAGGATGTGATGTATTCAGTCCTTATGATGGAATTTGCAGTTTTGCAAACTATTCCCATAGAGACCAAACACGCCATGTTTGCAATGAAATTATAGAGAAGATAAATTTTAAAAAGTAGTGGGTAAATTATGATTTTCATGTTACCTAAGTACACGtacaatgattattattattattattattattattattattgtgataGATACCTAATTTctactcttcttttctttctttctttctttctttcttttcttttccttttttttttttttgttgcatttTCTTCCCATGAATGGGAATCATCCATCTCCCATTCCCCACTCCCTTTTATATAGTCTCCCCCTCTCTTCCCCTGTCACTTTTTCTTAGAGAGAACAAGAGAGAAgactaaaagaaagagagaaagaaggggaaatgagagaaagggtGTGGCCATCTGTCATGTAGTTTGATCTATGTTGTTACGGTCTGAACTGAATTATGAAAGATTTGGTTCAATCTAGAGCAATGACCAAATCGTAATTACATATTGTTCTTACATCCATTGGAATTCCTATTTGAAAGGAACATAAGTCCCTCAATATGGCTGTTAAGGACAAATTGGTCATTTCCAATTTATTGGACAAGTTATTGCTATATGAGTTGGTAAGGCTCTCAACTGCACCCTTTAGTCTATGCATGGATGCTCGATTTGAATAgaagcacaagaattaaacataGAGAGCTGAAATTATGGGTTTCGATGTCATTATGAATTTCATCGTTGCCATTGCcactttggtcatttcctctataTTGAATTGAATGCATCCAATTCACTTTGATTGAGTATCCAAACACACTCTTAGAATGCGCTTGGATGCAAAACTCGACTGATTTATGAAAATTCAGTTGAGTAAAGAGGCAATGGCTGGTTTTATTGGAATCCATATGGCTTAATTAGTTGGGGTGCCCTTTCTCCAATCGATTCTTATGATACCCAGGGTAGCAATATCAAGTTGATTATATGTTTGGCACCATCAAATTGCAGGAAATTGGTTTTCAAGCTATCTATTAGGAAGTGCAACACGTTAAGATATGCTCGGCTCTCTCTAATCCTTCCTTGGTAAGTTGGTAGTTGCGCGTCGAGGCTAAAGCCTCTAGAATTCGTTTGTTTGAGACAAATGTCTTTTGATGGTTTGGGTTTGGAGAGAACATCTTGACATTTTCTTAGTTGCTAGCCGTTAGGCATCTCGTGTAGTCGAGGTTTTCATGGATTTGACTATTAGAGGTGATGATGTTAGATAGTCGATTAGCCAACAAGGCGTGAGAAAGCCAATGTTTGATGGGTATGAGTTTGTTATTCTTTGTTTACATTaaggaattgttgttttcattGGAGAGTCATTGAGTATTTAAATTCTACTTATGGGTCATGCAATGCATAATGATGTGCATCCGATGTAATTCATGCTGAGTGACTTTCATTAGTACCGGGAGCAATTACATTCTAGTCTACAATCTGGCATAGGTCCTTAATTAAATCATTAGGAAAACCTTGATTGAAAGGTAAAACTAAAGTAGTTGTTTTGTTGCGTGGTACATAACACTATTAGTCTTTGGTTCTTTGTCGTTAGTGTGTTTGGAACTTTGATGTGGACGAGACTTGTGATAGTTGTGGCGTACATTAGTGGTAGTCCTGATATTGTTATGGGGGCTCACATTTCGAGGACGTATGGAAAGTGCTTCTTTGGTTCCCATCATCTGGTGATCGGATCCTCCATGCCGAGCACTTACAATGAAGAGGTTTGCGCCTAGCTTATGGACTAGGTTGTGCGAGAGATCCATTGTGGGTTGTATGTACCCATAGCCATAGTCCTTTAATGGGCCGAAGGAGAGCTTCGTGCCTTGGTGCAATGCTGTGATAACATTCGATGCATGGTGGTAGAGCTTGTATCCGGAAGGTCCCAGCGCATGGCGCAATGCCCTCTCCAATGAGGGCCTTGGCACATGGTGTAGGGTCCTCCCAGCGAGGGGTGGAATGTTCGGGAAAGTGAGGCTTACCTTGGGAGTGTGAGCATGAAATTCCTTGCCTTTTTCGAAAATTTCAAAAGTCACCTGCTTGCGTCTATTTGTCTCTCTCAAAATGGGTGTCAGAGTATTTATAGGTTGGTGAGTTTGAGTTTCCTAGCACTTTGAGGTGAGAATCTCTATGCTTGCCTTAGCAGTATGTGGTACAGGGGTCTGCTGTTGGTTTTCTGCTTCCTCGTCGTGACATGATGACGTTATCTTTCTGTGCTGAGTAGCCAAAGCTCAGTTGAGGTGGAACAAAGATGCCACGATTGCGTGAGGGGTGGGTGGgaatccacatgatggatggtctagatcaatgattcaACTACTTTGTAGATGTGGTCAGCATGGATTGGGTCACATGTGTGAGTTGGATGGATGAGCCACAACTCAGCAGTGTGGTCCCATGAGCTCGTAAGTAAGGAACGCTATATAGGGTTCCAATCAATAAAGGTGATGTGGTCAATCTGTGATGGGTAGAGTTCGATGAGGTTGGAGGGATATGAGAGAGCAATGTCCACATGGTAAATATTCTACATCGAGCAAAAGATATGATTGGGGTTCTGTACAGACTAGACGAAGTTGAAGATCTCACCATTGAGTCTCAGCATGATTGAAAGTATGTGTAGGGTTTTTTGATAACGTCAAATTCAAGGCTATAGATATAACATTCATTGAGCAAGTCTTTTCCAACGACAACAAGGTGAGAAGCATCACGAGGGTTGAATTTCACAGGTTTATAAGAGAAATTTCCATTGAAAGATCATGTTGATGATGGAGCCAACAATTCTTGTTCTTCAATTAGAACGATTGAGTTTTCCTCCCATATCTTGGTTTTGGATGTTTTGAAATGTTGTCTTGGCTGAAAATTTAGTGCGCATTTGGCATCTCTAATAATAAGAACTCGTTAGGCTTATTGCTGAAATAATAAGTCTTATTGCTAAAATAGACTGTTTGGTAAACATTGATTATTGGcacttattttttttagaaacaagTAAAAAAGCTCTTAAACGATATGTAAAGGAGGAGTTACTTTATTAATAAGAGTTTATTTGGCTTTTGCAGGAAGAGGTTTtgaggttttattttatttttatttttaatttcaaaattatcCTCCTTacaatttctctctccctctcgtggcttttcctctccctcaTTGCTTCTCTCCTATCTCTTCCCCTCTCCcgttgcttctctctctctctctctcatcatccCTCCCGCCTGCTGCTATCCCTCTTGCCTGTGCTTTTTGGTGCCAGGTACAACTCatggcttttcctctccctcttGCCCGCCAGCAATCACTACTGCTGCCATAGTCGGCCACCATGGCCATGGTGCGGGTGATGGGTAAATAACCGTGCAATTCAAGAACCCTATCCATTTGATCAAGAGTGTGGCGTGTTTGTGTTGATAGGGCCCACGAAAGTTCCACATGTCAACACTTCTGGTGGACACGGATTAGATACTACCCCTTTATgggtttatcaacaccatccatccattttatcatatcattttagggtataagacaaaaaatgaggtagtttcaaagctcaagtggaccacacaatgtggATTAAAcaactactattgaaaacttttttggggctacaaaatttttggattaagttgatatttgtgttttgccttaatctaggtctgtgaccttatgaacaggttgagtggcaaataaacatcacagtgggcccttggaaagtttcaacggtgggagtcattactaccactgcttcctatggtgtggtccacgtgagacttggatctgcctcatttttggggttgtgcccccaaaatgatatggaaaaatggatagtcTTTGTAGGTAaacccataaatcacagtggccTCTAAGAGCCCCATcatgttccgagctcgggacaggcagtGTAGTACCTAATCTGCGCCCACTTCCGGTTTCcttctctcttggaatgcattGCACCAAACAGTGAGCAACAGAATATCTTGACGTGTGGAATTTACGTGGGCCCACGATGTGTTtcttagatctacaccgtccattcgttttttaagatcattctaGGATATGGGCTGAAAAACAAGGCGGATTctaagctcaagtaaaccacaccataggaaacaacatgaattgatgcccactgttggaaacttcttggggccacagaaggctctgatcaagttgatatttgtttcttcccttaatccaggtctgtgtaaccgtatgaataggttagattgcaaataaaccaCACGgttagccctaggaaggtttcaacggtagttcaTTCAatacccactgctttctatggtgtggttcacttgagctttggatgtgcctcatttttgggctcattctctagaatgatttgaaaaaaattgacgagcgatgtggatctaacacaaatcatggtggggctagagAAGTTCCACACAGTAGAAGTTTTGTCGTGTAGTGCGTTAGGGAGAGAATCGGCGTGTTTTGTGAGCTGTTGTGATCGGCAATGACGTGTAGGAATtccctatgccttcaacacagacgatcgcACTCTTTGATCaatagatttttctttttttaatgggaATGATTAGAATTATTCATAGATGATTCCAACTTGACAAAGTTGGTGACCTAAAGAGATCCTACCATGAACGTGTGAGATCCACAAAAAAGGGCCCTAAGACTGAGGCCATGACTCTTGAACGTGTAGGAGAGGTATGTGGATTAGGAGAGGTATGTGGATGTTGCAACCTTTTTAACGTGTGAGATCCACCAAAAAAACTATTTGGATAGCTTTTATGATATAGTtaatgtaattttttaaaaatgacatcaaatGCCCCGACAATAAGCTCTTATTTGAATGTTTTACGAaacatgcttatttcaaataagagtttttttctcttaaaaaagtgattttaccaaacaaGCTTATTGTAAATAGGAGCTTTTTCTATAAGAGCTTATTAGAGTACCTCTTATTGGATTAGATAAGAGacgccaaacgggcccttattggTTTGATCGAAATTGGAATAGGAATGTGGGATTActattatttgatttttgaatggAAACCGTTCTTGAAATGTAAATGTTGGTATTTTCCAGTCTTGGTTTTGGTTTTAAATGGATGTGCTTACTACCGCCAATAGAAATTTCTTCTTGTGGACGAAAGCTACATGGGACCCTAGGTGAAAGTTATGTTAGAAAGAAAAGATTGGTGTTTAATTGCATTCATTGTAAATGCACCTATGCATGGACTTTCTTCACATAAACATCTTGTCGGAAAAATAATCTCATTTCAactccatg
This window encodes:
- the LOC131243007 gene encoding nascent polypeptide-associated complex subunit beta-like; the protein is MNREKLMKMAGAVRTGGKGSMRRKKKAVHKTTTTDDKRLQSTLKRIGVNAIPAIEEVNIFKDDHVIQFQNPKVQASIAANTWVVSGSPQTKKLQDLLPGIINQLGPDNLDNLRRLAEQFQKQAPAAGAATQEDDDDDGDVPELVPGETFEAAANEGQAS